A single genomic interval of Candidatus Binatia bacterium harbors:
- a CDS encoding ABC transporter substrate-binding protein yields the protein MKTILFALAAFGLMNVDAAELSAAVSPETAPAAHSEEVRRLIAAAKESGESAFELSWSQTLLGGSEGAKKFDALFQRMYGVRLKLQFTPGPSMTDMAGKITQEVTAGRRPSTDILLGTESHFGALLERKILEEYAYARLSPRVRKEFVTPNNIGVEIATILSGVTYNSGLVRPADLPRKLEDLLQPRWKGKIASTQNAAIFDRIAYRPEWSVEKITAFIRRLSEQVGGLIRASENERIISGEFHMLALDGGGHQVRRQQAHGAPLGHTIPENAATVAFLHLGVPRGAAHPNLAKLFINMALTDEGQKVVFATHFTDHHSLPGSQSAAALKELTARGVDPLRVDVKFVTEHPEIGKLSDELRKILRVR from the coding sequence TTGAAGACAATCCTTTTCGCGCTAGCGGCGTTTGGGCTGATGAATGTCGATGCCGCAGAGCTGAGCGCCGCTGTGTCTCCAGAGACAGCGCCGGCGGCCCACTCCGAGGAAGTCAGACGTCTGATCGCGGCGGCGAAGGAGTCCGGCGAGAGCGCGTTCGAGTTGTCCTGGAGCCAGACTCTTTTGGGCGGCAGCGAGGGCGCCAAAAAATTCGACGCGCTGTTTCAACGGATGTACGGCGTCAGGCTCAAGCTCCAGTTTACGCCCGGCCCGTCGATGACCGACATGGCCGGGAAGATCACGCAGGAGGTCACGGCGGGGCGAAGGCCCTCGACCGACATCCTGTTGGGCACGGAATCTCACTTCGGCGCGCTCCTGGAGCGGAAGATCCTCGAGGAGTACGCCTACGCGCGGCTTTCCCCTCGCGTCAGAAAAGAGTTCGTGACGCCGAACAATATCGGCGTCGAGATCGCCACGATCCTCTCCGGCGTCACTTACAACAGTGGCCTGGTCCGGCCGGCGGATCTTCCCAGGAAGCTCGAAGATCTTTTGCAGCCGCGCTGGAAGGGAAAGATCGCTTCGACCCAGAACGCCGCGATCTTCGATCGCATCGCCTATCGGCCGGAATGGAGCGTGGAAAAAATCACGGCGTTCATCCGGCGTCTCTCCGAGCAGGTCGGCGGCTTGATTCGCGCGAGCGAGAACGAGCGCATCATCAGCGGGGAATTCCACATGCTGGCGCTCGACGGCGGCGGCCATCAGGTGCGCCGGCAGCAGGCGCACGGCGCGCCGCTCGGGCATACGATTCCGGAGAACGCCGCGACCGTCGCATTTCTCCATCTGGGAGTGCCGCGCGGCGCCGCTCATCCGAATCTCGCCAAGCTCTTCATCAACATGGCGCTCACCGACGAGGGGCAGAAGGTCGTCTTCGCCACTCACTTCACCGATCACCACTCCCTTCCCGGCTCCCAGTCGGCGGCGGCGTTGAAGGAGCTGACGGCGCGCGGCGTCGACCCGCTCAGGGTCGACGTGAAATTCGTTACGGAGCATCCCGAGATCGGCAAGCTCAGCGACGAGCTGCGTAAGATCTTGCGCGTGCGATAG
- a CDS encoding iron ABC transporter permease — protein MNPQPATRGTGLPLEAEEPAGIRARISGVNPLWLLILPVVAIVLGILFTVFWLSFIAGLPGTPEAKFSLQNYIKLYADPFVVTALSNTLAFSLITVAVSLFFGIAIAWLVERTDLPGKSVVYTVVSLSLLLPGFFLAMGWLFLLHPRIGMVNRWIVALTGTAQAPFNITSIVGMGWVQGLSLASLAFILSSASFRSMDPALEEAATIHGASFGQMLRRVFLPLMRPGILASALYVFTIAIASFDTPAILGLSNRIYTFSTFVYAQTVTGESLPDYGPTAAMSAFMVVIALALSYWYGGILRRANRYQVVTGKGYRPRQYELGKWTAPAWIFIGLYLLLSKIIPLLLLLWASSLPFFQPPSASAWSSLSWQNFRNIPLDLLARGAANTLILMAVVPTVALLVSFGFSWMVVRSRSRFSAVLDFFAFLPHAVPGIIFGVGALFVALFVLKELPLYGTVTLLAIVYVVERLSFGTRVLNTALIQIHPELEEAATISGASGLRTARSILAPLVWPALLNGWLWMALITYRELTVATVLFTPKNITLPVVVWNIWISGNYGVASAITIVLLACLMPLILAYYVVGKRYGLGSRSAHLR, from the coding sequence ATGAACCCGCAACCGGCGACACGAGGGACGGGCCTGCCGCTCGAGGCTGAAGAACCGGCGGGAATACGCGCGCGGATTTCCGGCGTCAATCCTCTCTGGTTATTGATCCTGCCTGTCGTAGCGATCGTCCTGGGCATACTCTTCACCGTTTTCTGGCTCAGCTTCATCGCCGGCCTGCCGGGAACGCCGGAAGCTAAATTTAGCTTGCAAAACTATATCAAGCTCTACGCGGATCCTTTCGTCGTGACCGCGCTGTCCAATACCTTGGCCTTCTCGTTGATTACGGTGGCCGTGAGCCTCTTTTTCGGCATCGCCATCGCCTGGCTGGTGGAGAGAACCGATCTGCCCGGGAAATCGGTGGTCTACACGGTCGTCAGTTTGAGCCTTCTTCTCCCGGGTTTTTTTCTCGCCATGGGCTGGCTCTTTCTTCTCCATCCACGCATCGGCATGGTCAACCGATGGATCGTCGCCCTGACCGGGACAGCGCAGGCGCCTTTCAACATCACGAGCATCGTCGGCATGGGCTGGGTGCAGGGGCTCAGCCTCGCCTCGCTCGCCTTCATACTCTCCTCGGCGAGCTTTCGCTCCATGGACCCGGCGCTGGAGGAGGCGGCCACGATCCACGGCGCCAGCTTCGGCCAGATGCTGAGACGCGTCTTTCTCCCCTTGATGCGTCCGGGCATCCTGGCAAGCGCGTTGTATGTTTTCACCATCGCTATCGCCTCGTTCGACACGCCGGCGATTCTCGGCCTCAGCAATCGCATCTATACCTTCAGCACTTTCGTCTACGCCCAGACGGTGACCGGCGAGTCGCTCCCCGACTACGGCCCCACGGCGGCGATGAGCGCCTTCATGGTGGTCATTGCGCTGGCCCTTTCCTACTGGTACGGCGGCATTCTCCGGCGCGCCAATCGCTATCAGGTGGTTACCGGCAAGGGCTACCGGCCGCGCCAGTATGAGCTCGGCAAATGGACGGCGCCGGCGTGGATCTTCATCGGTCTCTATCTGTTGCTCAGTAAAATTATTCCCCTGCTCTTGCTCCTGTGGGCTTCGAGCCTGCCGTTTTTTCAGCCGCCCTCGGCGTCGGCGTGGAGCAGCCTGTCGTGGCAGAACTTCCGCAATATCCCGCTGGATCTGCTGGCGCGCGGCGCCGCCAACACGCTCATCCTCATGGCCGTGGTTCCGACCGTGGCGCTGCTCGTGAGCTTCGGCTTTTCCTGGATGGTGGTGCGTTCGCGCTCGCGCTTCAGCGCCGTGCTCGACTTCTTCGCCTTCCTGCCGCATGCGGTTCCCGGGATCATCTTCGGCGTGGGCGCGCTTTTCGTCGCCCTGTTCGTGCTCAAGGAGCTTCCCTTGTACGGCACCGTGACACTTCTGGCGATCGTCTACGTCGTGGAGCGGCTGAGCTTCGGCACGCGGGTGTTGAACACAGCGCTCATACAGATCCACCCTGAGCTGGAGGAGGCCGCGACCATCAGCGGCGCGAGCGGCCTGAGGACGGCGCGCAGCATCCTCGCGCCGCTCGTCTGGCCGGCGCTGCTGAACGGCTGGCTCTGGATGGCGCTGATCACCTACCGCGAGCTGACGGTGGCGACCGTGCTCTTCACGCCGAAGAACATCACGCTTCCGGTCGTCGTCTGGAATATCTGGATCAGCGGCAACTACGGCGTCGCCTCCGCCATAACGATCGTGCTGCTCGCCTGCTTGATGCCGCTGATCCTGGCCTACTACGTTGTCGGCAAGCGCTACGGACTGGGCAGTCGCAGCGCCCACTTGCGTTGA